The Urbifossiella limnaea nucleotide sequence TAGGTGACGGGGGTGTCAATCGGGTCGGTCACGGTCGGGTACTCGCTGCTGGCTAGTGGTTGGGTCAGGAGGTAGGCGCCCCAACCGACTCGCTCCTGGCCGGTCGTCGGGGGCTTACGGTCAGACGATTCAATCACCGCCCGGCTCCCGGAGGCGGGCATCGGCGGCCTGGATCGCGCGGGTCCGCTGGGCGTCGAGTGCGGCCCGGGAGAGGGATCGGGGGTGGCCAACACCCCTTCGGCGTCGATCGCGTTTTCGTTTCGGAGAACAACCGTCGGCTGCTGTCCACCCGCAGCGCCACCATCATCCTGGCTGCGGGCTCTCCGCCTCCGCCGACCGAAACTCAGTGCGGAGCCGCCGGCGGCCCGAGTTCGGGGATCGGCGCCCGACGCGCCCGCGATCCAAGGGAGTCGCCGACCAGTTGCCGCACTCGGGCCTTGGCCGCCTCCACCCGGGCACCCCTTTGACTCGCTGTCTCCGAGGGCCTGCTGAGAGCGCCGGCCTGGTTGCCGAGGAGTTTCAGCAGTTCCACGCCGAGGATGCGGTATGGTGCCCGCGCCGAGCCCCGCGGTAGAGCCGACAACCGCTTGCCGCGGACCCAGCGGATCGCGGTCGACTCGGACACCCCCATCAGACCGGCCAGGTCCGCGGTCGAGTAGATCACCCCCGGCTTCACCTCCAGCCAATCGATCAGCGGCAGGCGAGGCCTGTCCGCCCGAGCACACATGTCCGACCTCCTCGGGACCACAGTGACGGCCTTGATCCTCTCGGATCCTAACTAGTTTCTGCTGTCGTAATTTTCCTAGGACCCCACCCGGCGAGCGGCTAGTGTCCTGAGTTGCGAATTCGTTAACTCGACCTTGCGCCTCATCGGGCAGGTCGGTAGGGTTGCGGTCGGAGGTGCCCGATGCCCCGACTCCAGCCCCTGACCGTGACCGACGAGCGGGCCAAACTCGACGCCTGGGTCCGCCGGCCGAAGACCGCCCAGCGGCTCGCCCTCCGGTCCCGCATTGTCCTGGCCGCCGCCGCCGGGCAGTCCAACACGGCCATCGCGGCCGCCCTCCGGGTCACCCTCCCGACCGTCGGGAAGTGGCGGCAGCGGTTCCTCGACCGCCGACTCGACGGGCTGAACGACGGCCCCCGGCCGGGGCCGCCGCGGACCATCACCGACGCCCACGTCGAGGACGTGGTCACCCGGACGCTCGAGTCCAAGCCGGCCAACGCCACCCACTGGAGCACCCGGGGGATGGCCAAGGCCACCGGCCTGTCCCAGACGGCGGTCAGCCGCATCCGGCGGG carries:
- a CDS encoding helix-turn-helix domain-containing protein, producing MCARADRPRLPLIDWLEVKPGVIYSTADLAGLMGVSESTAIRWVRGKRLSALPRGSARAPYRILGVELLKLLGNQAGALSRPSETASQRGARVEAAKARVRQLVGDSLGSRARRAPIPELGPPAAPH